A single genomic interval of Arthrobacter globiformis harbors:
- the benA gene encoding benzoate 1,2-dioxygenase large subunit, translated as MTENLTRVREVLADAVIDDRENGVIRAKRAIFTDEEIFELEMKHIFEGNWVYLAHESQIPNVGDYFTTYIGRTPVVITRDKDEKINCIVNACSHRGAMLCRRKTDNRTTFTCPFHGWTFKNSGELLKVKDSRNAGYPETFNKEGSHDLTKVARFDSYRGFLFGSLNADVLPLEEHLGDATKVIDSIVDQSPEGLEVLRGSSTYTYDGNWKVQAENGADGYHVTAVHWNYAATTARRSAGDSANTTKAMDAGKWGKVKGGFYSYDHGHLLLWQEWTNPEDRPLWDRRDELVQKYGEEMANFMINISRNLCLYPNVYIMDQFSSQIRHFRPISADQTEVTIYCIAPKGESQENRSKRIRQYEDFFNATGMATPDDLEEFRSCNKTYWATSAPWNDMTRGSTHEIAGPDEQAKALGMSRVIASGMRTEDEGLYPIQHGYWKQVMDKALAEAETLAQETVPVTA; from the coding sequence ATGACCGAAAACCTGACCCGTGTCCGTGAGGTCCTTGCCGACGCCGTGATCGACGATCGTGAGAACGGCGTCATCCGGGCAAAGCGCGCGATCTTCACGGACGAAGAGATCTTCGAACTGGAGATGAAGCACATCTTCGAGGGCAACTGGGTCTACCTCGCCCACGAGTCCCAGATCCCCAACGTGGGCGACTACTTCACCACCTACATCGGGCGGACTCCCGTCGTCATCACCCGGGATAAGGACGAGAAGATCAACTGCATCGTCAATGCCTGCTCGCACCGAGGCGCGATGCTCTGCCGACGCAAGACCGACAACAGGACCACGTTCACCTGCCCTTTCCACGGCTGGACCTTCAAGAACTCCGGGGAACTGCTGAAGGTCAAGGACTCCCGCAACGCCGGATACCCGGAGACCTTCAACAAAGAGGGCTCGCACGACCTCACCAAGGTGGCCCGCTTCGACTCCTACCGCGGCTTCCTTTTCGGCTCCTTGAACGCTGACGTCCTCCCACTCGAGGAACACCTGGGAGACGCCACCAAGGTCATCGATTCGATTGTGGACCAGTCCCCGGAGGGACTAGAGGTCCTGCGCGGATCGTCCACCTACACCTACGACGGCAACTGGAAGGTCCAGGCGGAAAACGGCGCCGACGGCTACCACGTCACCGCCGTGCACTGGAACTACGCCGCAACCACCGCCCGCCGAAGCGCCGGTGACTCCGCCAACACGACCAAGGCCATGGACGCCGGCAAATGGGGGAAGGTCAAGGGCGGCTTCTATTCCTACGACCACGGGCACCTGCTGCTGTGGCAGGAATGGACCAACCCCGAGGACCGTCCGCTGTGGGACCGCCGCGACGAGCTCGTCCAGAAGTACGGCGAGGAGATGGCCAACTTCATGATCAACATCTCCCGCAACCTCTGCCTGTACCCCAACGTCTACATCATGGACCAGTTCTCCTCGCAGATCCGCCACTTCCGCCCTATTTCAGCGGACCAGACCGAAGTCACGATCTACTGCATAGCACCAAAGGGCGAGTCGCAAGAGAACCGCTCAAAGCGCATCCGCCAGTACGAGGATTTCTTCAACGCCACCGGCATGGCCACGCCGGACGACCTCGAAGAGTTCCGCTCCTGCAACAAGACCTACTGGGCCACCTCGGCGCCGTGGAACGATATGACGCGCGGCTCTACTCACGAGATCGCGGGTCCTGACGAGCAGGCCAAGGCACTGGGCATGTCCCGGGTGATCGCCTCTGGCATGCGCACCGAGGACGAGGGCCTCTACCCGATCCAGCACGGGTACTGGAAGCAAGTCATGGACAAGGCCCTCGCCGAGGCGGAAACCCTCGCCCAGGAAACCGTGCCGGTCACCGCCTGA
- the benB gene encoding benzoate 1,2-dioxygenase small subunit has product MANLINPLTALKSAEEIATLETVRAFLYKEARLLDDRQFDEWLQCYHPDSEYWMPAWDVDDRLTVDPQNEISLIYYDNRGGIEDRVFRIKTDRSSATSLPEPRTGHNITDVEVLEHDGDQVKVRFNWFTLYFRYNTTDTYFGTSFYTIDLSAEQPVILKKKVVLKNDYIHHVVDVYMI; this is encoded by the coding sequence ATGGCCAACCTGATTAACCCGCTGACTGCGCTCAAGAGCGCCGAGGAGATCGCCACCCTCGAAACCGTGCGCGCCTTCCTGTACAAAGAGGCCCGCCTGCTGGACGACCGCCAGTTCGACGAATGGCTCCAGTGCTACCACCCGGACTCCGAGTACTGGATGCCGGCGTGGGACGTCGACGACCGGCTCACGGTGGACCCCCAGAACGAGATCTCCCTGATCTACTACGACAACCGCGGCGGCATCGAGGACCGCGTGTTCCGGATCAAGACAGATCGCTCCTCCGCCACGTCCCTGCCAGAGCCCCGAACCGGGCACAACATCACGGACGTGGAGGTCCTGGAGCACGACGGCGACCAGGTGAAAGTCCGTTTCAACTGGTTCACCCTGTACTTCCGGTACAACACCACCGACACATATTTCGGCACGAGCTTCTACACCATCGACCTCTCCGCCGAGCAGCCGGTGATCCTGAAGAAGAAGGTTGTACTGAAGAACGATTACATCCACCACGTGGTGGACGTCTACATGATCTGA
- the benC gene encoding benzoate 1,2-dioxygenase electron transfer component BenC, which yields MGHQVALSFEDGVTKVIKVGDFETVMDAAYKARINIPSDCRDGACGTCKAFCDSGSFDPGDFIDDAMTEEELEKGYLLTCQAVPESDLTIQIPATSESAKTSAATFTSTLRELDKHSESTISFALEVQNREALAFLPGQYVNIKVPGTDAERSYSFSNGPKLQDASFMVRITPQGAMSEYLRDRAVVGDTIEFTGPYGSFFLREPKRPLLLLAGGTGLAPLLSILEKLSENPPATPVHLIYGVSREADIVGLDWLRSYEAKLPGFTWDYIAAEPGTSAPHTGYVTQIIQPSHLNDGDVDIYLCGPPPMVNAVSKWLDTEDIQPANFYFERFAPKETTGGDAETGAPAPVEKLETEGDTISRVEAISSLETGQLEFRKEDSFAHLEARMGLELAVTELMFGRLSEEQLNQFRRLAEATTRAVGKGRVLDPEEYVRTNEEFHEYLFTICDNPMLLESYRRLDVHAQMAATFVEGTEIFEWVAQDHLDVVDAFERKDKERAREVIMAHARDAKGTMSGAIDAKDKGFQR from the coding sequence ATGGGCCATCAGGTAGCCCTCAGCTTCGAGGATGGCGTGACCAAGGTCATCAAGGTCGGTGACTTCGAGACCGTGATGGATGCGGCCTACAAGGCGCGCATCAACATCCCGTCCGACTGCCGTGACGGTGCCTGCGGCACGTGTAAGGCCTTTTGCGACTCAGGCTCGTTCGATCCTGGTGACTTCATCGACGACGCGATGACCGAGGAGGAGCTCGAGAAGGGCTACCTGCTCACCTGCCAGGCGGTCCCGGAGTCGGACCTCACCATCCAGATCCCAGCCACTTCGGAGTCCGCGAAAACCTCTGCAGCCACGTTCACCTCCACCCTCAGAGAGCTCGACAAGCACTCGGAGTCCACGATCTCCTTCGCCCTGGAGGTGCAGAACCGGGAGGCCCTGGCGTTCCTGCCCGGCCAGTACGTCAACATTAAGGTCCCGGGCACCGACGCCGAGCGCTCATACTCCTTCAGCAACGGCCCCAAACTGCAGGATGCGTCCTTCATGGTCCGGATAACCCCGCAGGGCGCAATGTCCGAGTATCTTCGGGACCGGGCAGTGGTGGGGGACACCATCGAGTTCACGGGCCCCTACGGCTCCTTCTTCCTCCGCGAACCAAAGCGCCCCCTGCTCCTGCTCGCAGGCGGCACCGGACTAGCCCCGCTCCTGTCAATCCTGGAGAAACTCTCCGAGAACCCGCCAGCCACCCCGGTCCACCTGATCTACGGCGTCTCCCGCGAAGCCGACATCGTCGGCCTCGACTGGCTGCGCAGCTACGAAGCGAAGCTGCCGGGCTTCACCTGGGATTACATCGCTGCCGAACCGGGTACCTCCGCCCCGCACACGGGCTACGTTACCCAGATCATCCAGCCGTCCCACCTCAACGATGGCGACGTCGATATCTACCTCTGCGGACCGCCGCCCATGGTCAATGCCGTCTCCAAGTGGCTGGACACCGAGGACATCCAGCCAGCCAACTTCTACTTCGAGCGTTTCGCCCCCAAGGAGACCACAGGCGGAGACGCCGAGACGGGCGCGCCCGCCCCCGTGGAGAAGCTCGAGACTGAAGGCGACACGATCAGCCGCGTTGAAGCTATTTCGTCCCTGGAGACTGGTCAGCTTGAGTTCCGCAAGGAGGACAGTTTCGCCCATCTGGAGGCCCGCATGGGCCTTGAGCTTGCAGTCACCGAGCTGATGTTTGGTCGTCTCAGCGAGGAGCAGCTGAATCAGTTCCGTCGTCTCGCCGAAGCGACCACACGTGCGGTGGGCAAGGGCAGGGTCCTCGATCCAGAAGAATATGTGAGGACCAACGAAGAGTTCCACGAGTACCTCTTCACGATCTGCGATAACCCCATGCTGCTTGAGTCGTACCGTCGACTCGATGTCCACGCCCAGATGGCAGCAACCTTCGTGGAGGGTACCGAGATCTTCGAGTGGGTCGCCCAAGACCACCTCGACGTCGTGGACGCGTTCGAGCGAAAGGATAAGGAACGTGCCCGGGAAGTCATTATGGCTCACGCCCGCGACGCCAAGGGCACCATGTCCGGGGCGATTGACGCCAAGGACAAAGGTTTCCAGCGGTGA
- the benD gene encoding benzoate diol dehydrogenase BenD, producing MTAYVGQFVTPGRFAGKVAVVTGAAQGIGRKVAERIGAEGGAVVLVDRSDIGQEIAQGIREAAQTSGSGGSASSVTADLESFAGAEQAVSAALDLHGRVDVLVNNVGGTIWARPYEEYDEEKIEREIRRSLFPTLWSCRAVLPAMLEQGSGTIVNVSSVATRGMHRVPYAAAKGGVNALTQSLAMEVGGRGIRVVATAPGGTEAPPRKVKRGPEAESITEKAWYQTIVDQTLESSFMKRYGTLDEQAAPIVFMASDEASYVTGSILPVAGGDLG from the coding sequence GTGACGGCGTATGTGGGACAGTTCGTCACGCCCGGCCGTTTCGCCGGCAAGGTGGCTGTGGTGACGGGCGCCGCCCAAGGCATTGGCCGGAAGGTAGCGGAGCGGATTGGGGCCGAAGGGGGCGCGGTCGTCCTTGTGGACCGTTCCGACATAGGGCAGGAGATCGCCCAGGGGATCCGGGAAGCCGCGCAGACGTCCGGCTCCGGAGGATCCGCGAGCTCCGTGACCGCGGACCTGGAAAGCTTCGCGGGAGCAGAACAGGCGGTGAGCGCGGCGTTGGACCTTCACGGCAGGGTTGACGTACTTGTCAATAACGTGGGGGGAACGATCTGGGCCCGCCCCTACGAAGAGTATGACGAGGAGAAGATCGAGAGGGAGATCCGCCGTTCCCTCTTTCCCACCCTCTGGTCCTGCCGTGCCGTACTCCCAGCAATGCTCGAGCAGGGGTCGGGAACCATCGTCAACGTCTCCTCAGTCGCCACCCGCGGGATGCATCGCGTTCCTTACGCCGCGGCGAAGGGCGGCGTCAACGCCCTCACCCAGTCCCTGGCCATGGAGGTCGGCGGGCGCGGTATCCGGGTTGTCGCAACCGCCCCTGGCGGCACGGAAGCTCCGCCCAGGAAGGTCAAGCGCGGACCGGAAGCGGAGTCGATTACCGAAAAGGCGTGGTATCAGACAATCGTCGATCAGACTTTGGAGTCCTCTTTTATGAAGCGATACGGCACTCTGGACGAACAGGCTGCACCGATCGTGTTCATGGCCTCCGACGAGGCGTCCTATGTCACCGGCAGCATTCTCCCTGTGGCTGGCGGGGACCTCGGCTGA
- a CDS encoding AAA family ATPase, which yields MTPAHHGDTEEDLALVGRADVFEKLLEALRTVRKGSVRTVVLSGPQGSGKTALLDLFLEHCSAVTRGVRVLSATGDEWEAQFPLAGYSQLMASQRLRSAKDYNQVTAPSAAVGVALNLGQIANYASTLISQLDGLQSQGSVVVAVDDVQHLDEESLHILVFVMRRLRGKRILFVITLGTSQAQLLPPGVLSFFTGHQVSRIPLEPLTPQQVQDLARRLFGIDLTATAAHELVRHTGGLPQSIVELLNELPTETWQTWFPSLPPSSRVRARVRSLLNVASPDLVAVAEAVSVLRHSAGVAEVAHVSGVASVIDVLDEGHRAGLLGLAVEQTRTVVTFFEAGTGESVYEQMVPSRRIALHRRAAEILQIEGDRLGHRVSATPGADEGLASELEEYAAQQALVGAWQDVSTALFSASRLSAAIPTANDRLLRAVDALVGAGNMAQAQMWAAAVDAMPASPLRSSVLGYLSTASGQNHSAQTQLQMAWSTSNPQRDPPAAAQVAQRLVLHGLASWDGPLITGWAEQAMSLTKPGTPAHIESEAIYGLGLYARGRLAEAEASYHRAFEHASENAQKQRVQMGAGWLALRLDDAEKALVNFEAAAPTEFRGGSLRISLWAEAWLARTHLVLGNWDAAAATVAHASVRLETSRMPLIRPLLYWTAAELWSMRGDWDRARYYVSQAAVQPGTYRAMQVPASLARARFHEARADYESALAVLQPLTELDPWTDDRVSFWPWQDTYVNALVMTDQLDMADKFLTAFERVRRERAIPSDLARMAWARGRLVAAQGDPDTAREHFEAALGHLRGLNRPYLRARVSFAFGQSMRRAGKRRLASSVLRVARDLYDSLGAATYVDRCDRELKATGLDVGNPPDPSDAVLAAVTRPQIQLTAQEQAVAELVAGGATNKEAARVLFLAEKTVQYHLTRIYGKLGIRSRSELAARFRATD from the coding sequence ATGACCCCGGCCCATCACGGCGACACCGAGGAGGACCTGGCGCTGGTCGGCCGGGCTGATGTCTTCGAGAAGTTGCTGGAAGCGCTGCGCACAGTACGTAAAGGCAGCGTGCGAACGGTAGTGCTCAGCGGCCCGCAGGGATCCGGTAAGACAGCCTTGCTGGATCTTTTCCTGGAGCACTGCAGCGCTGTGACCCGTGGTGTGCGCGTGCTCTCGGCTACAGGAGACGAGTGGGAGGCCCAGTTCCCCCTCGCCGGCTACTCCCAGCTCATGGCCTCCCAGCGGTTGCGCTCTGCCAAGGACTACAACCAAGTCACCGCACCGTCGGCGGCCGTTGGCGTAGCTCTGAACCTTGGTCAAATCGCCAACTACGCGTCGACTCTAATTTCACAGCTCGACGGGCTTCAATCGCAAGGAAGCGTGGTCGTTGCCGTCGATGACGTCCAGCACCTGGACGAAGAGAGCCTCCATATTCTGGTGTTCGTAATGCGGCGGCTACGCGGTAAGCGGATCCTGTTCGTGATCACTCTCGGCACCAGCCAAGCTCAGCTCCTTCCTCCGGGCGTGCTTTCCTTCTTCACGGGGCACCAGGTTTCCCGCATTCCGTTGGAACCGCTGACGCCGCAACAGGTCCAGGATCTTGCCCGGCGCTTGTTTGGGATCGACCTAACCGCGACGGCCGCTCACGAGCTCGTGCGGCATACGGGAGGTTTGCCCCAATCGATCGTTGAGCTCCTGAACGAACTGCCCACGGAAACATGGCAGACATGGTTCCCGTCCCTGCCTCCGAGCTCCCGCGTGCGCGCCAGGGTGCGCAGTCTTCTCAACGTAGCGTCTCCCGACCTCGTCGCCGTCGCGGAGGCCGTATCCGTGCTCAGACACAGTGCGGGAGTAGCAGAGGTTGCCCACGTCAGCGGAGTGGCGTCCGTCATCGATGTCCTCGACGAGGGCCACCGTGCCGGGCTGCTGGGGCTGGCGGTAGAACAGACCCGGACGGTGGTGACGTTCTTCGAAGCCGGTACTGGTGAGTCCGTCTACGAGCAGATGGTACCCAGCCGACGCATTGCACTACACCGCCGGGCTGCGGAAATCCTCCAGATCGAGGGCGATCGACTGGGCCACCGTGTCTCCGCCACCCCGGGCGCGGACGAGGGACTGGCCTCGGAGCTTGAAGAATACGCCGCCCAACAAGCACTGGTCGGGGCTTGGCAAGATGTTTCCACCGCGCTGTTTTCCGCGTCCAGGCTCTCCGCAGCCATCCCCACCGCCAACGATCGGCTCCTTAGAGCAGTAGACGCCCTCGTTGGTGCGGGCAATATGGCCCAGGCACAGATGTGGGCTGCGGCCGTTGATGCCATGCCGGCTTCGCCGCTGCGCTCCTCCGTGTTGGGTTACCTCTCCACCGCGTCGGGACAGAATCACAGCGCCCAAACCCAGCTGCAGATGGCCTGGAGCACAAGCAACCCGCAGCGGGACCCCCCAGCCGCCGCGCAAGTTGCCCAACGCCTGGTTCTGCACGGGTTGGCTTCCTGGGACGGCCCGCTTATAACGGGCTGGGCGGAGCAGGCCATGTCCCTCACAAAACCAGGGACCCCGGCCCACATAGAGTCCGAGGCCATCTACGGGCTGGGCCTGTACGCTCGGGGACGGTTGGCGGAAGCAGAGGCTTCATATCACAGAGCCTTCGAACATGCGTCCGAGAACGCGCAAAAGCAGCGCGTTCAAATGGGTGCCGGCTGGCTGGCCCTGCGCTTGGACGACGCGGAGAAGGCCCTTGTGAATTTCGAAGCCGCGGCCCCCACTGAATTCCGGGGTGGATCTTTGCGAATTTCCCTTTGGGCCGAGGCATGGCTGGCCCGCACCCACCTCGTGCTCGGTAACTGGGATGCCGCTGCCGCCACCGTTGCCCACGCCTCGGTCCGGCTCGAGACCTCGAGGATGCCATTGATCCGCCCATTGTTATATTGGACGGCCGCCGAACTATGGTCCATGCGCGGCGACTGGGATAGGGCCCGATACTACGTCTCCCAGGCCGCCGTGCAGCCAGGCACCTACCGGGCCATGCAAGTACCGGCCAGCCTGGCCCGGGCGCGTTTCCATGAGGCGCGCGCGGACTACGAAAGCGCCTTGGCAGTGCTGCAGCCCCTGACGGAGCTGGACCCATGGACAGACGATCGTGTCTCCTTCTGGCCCTGGCAAGACACCTACGTCAATGCCCTCGTCATGACCGACCAGCTCGACATGGCCGACAAGTTCCTCACAGCCTTCGAGCGGGTACGGCGAGAGCGGGCAATACCGTCGGACCTGGCACGAATGGCGTGGGCGAGGGGCCGGCTCGTGGCTGCCCAAGGGGACCCCGATACCGCCAGGGAGCACTTCGAAGCGGCACTCGGACACCTGCGGGGGCTTAACCGGCCATACCTGCGGGCAAGAGTGAGCTTTGCGTTCGGCCAGAGCATGCGACGGGCGGGCAAGAGACGCCTGGCATCCTCGGTGCTGCGGGTGGCACGGGACCTCTACGACTCCCTGGGAGCCGCCACTTATGTGGACCGGTGCGACCGGGAGCTCAAGGCAACAGGTTTGGACGTCGGCAACCCGCCCGACCCTTCCGACGCCGTGCTCGCCGCCGTGACCCGCCCGCAGATCCAACTCACGGCTCAGGAGCAGGCGGTAGCCGAGCTCGTGGCCGGGGGCGCGACCAATAAAGAGGCCGCCCGTGTCCTGTTCCTGGCAGAGAAGACTGTGCAGTACCACTTGACGCGCATCTACGGGAAGCTGGGGATTCGCTCCCGCAGCGAATTGGCGGCACGGTTCCGCGCCACCGACTGA